Proteins from one Corticium candelabrum chromosome 4, ooCorCand1.1, whole genome shotgun sequence genomic window:
- the LOC134177946 gene encoding uncharacterized protein LOC134177946 codes for MCKRCSNVSFVYRGTKWLGIQGGSFITPDCGSISTPGLSSGAAFFSKSGTRSITTQPLDLSSASLISFRTRLGGTNPSGCDQPESGEDVIFEYKTSTTTSYTQIYKLAYNGYKTASLVELALPSGSRTSDVTLRWRQASHTGATFDEWAIDDIDITGKGVNAPTTTHYIINEDFGPPTSIPNAVWSSISSGGIATPDCGTIDLSGFSTLAAFFSGAGTRSIETKALNLISAGDLSFRIRIGGGGGCDPGENNGEDVTVEYKTSTTSSYVELKRLSYSAYGTAQTVTINLPIAAKTTSTTLRWRQLGHSGLTQDEWAIDHVKLTSVTAVGTDTMTNVVVFSDTFDSVPTIPGTKWVAFSGGSFKIPDCGSIDLAGFSSMAAYFSGSDSNRYIQTQPIDMTYATSLSFRVQIGATSSGSTCEPADSGEDVVLEYQAEGASAFVSLKTLGYNQYQTAQTVTIPLSGAIITTGTSLKWRQLSHTGANFDEWALDHVRVSGKKAQVKSLVIFSEDFDRSPQFPGIKWQYLSYGTIQVPDCGSIDEVGYSAQAAFFSGGSDLDSRYIETVGLDLTTATTVSFRLRIGGGGRCDDAETGEDVVLEYRVSGSSTFTLLASHSATGYTISKTVTVVLSSASKTASTVLRWRQLKHSGKTLDEWAIDHIRINGTQPISPLPSLFAEDFYPIPTFPGSKWKALAGGAVKQPDCGGIDVPGYSSQAAYFSGSGGRSIQTQDLDLRTAQTLSFIVQIGGTTSSCKKANLGDVIVEYKANGSTSFVSIITLPYNAYETATTVAVVLPLPSRTSSTSLRWRQLSHSGAGVDVWAVDHIRIGGSAYDRRHVVDFDLSLGSSSVQESSSYDVRLEYSTDFGQTYALVQPDCLPSSSHCSHTLINSRYSAVLFDNWRRLTVLLPLASVSNNTQIRWRQAKTDKSDWAIDNVYFGVQCPAFCSGHGRCHNATGQYEGLVCGGNSDGQPCASSYTYDSKTYKGCIRDGREGIDDELWCSTTSNYDKDKKWGYCVCGVCQCDPGYSGPSCSKVTKTLPRFLKEDFGKSLSSMKWGWVGGGTIGTVCGTVTSGNSLAFDVGRSRLLETIDLDLTDGTNVAFTIRMGSSKSKCPRPSDNTENVFVQYSTNGGMTWTLLQTIQYNISPSLKSYNLSIPSDAKTASTRVRWYQPIASGSNLDVWAIDDVAIETDVSKLPCATSPCVNQGQCTNEMTGGYNCKCPLGFSGKMCEVANHCYSNPCLNGATCSSSSSAFTCSCSIGFTGTTCETNIDDCSKRPCKNGGVCQDLIGGYNCKCATGFNGANCETNIDDCSKNPCKNGGTCIDLIASYNCQCVAGFTGMTCQTNIDECSENPCKNGSTCVDLIAGYDCQCVGGFTGTTCQTNIDDCSKNPCKNGGTCIDLIAGYNCQCVVGFTGTTCQTNIDECSKNPCKNGSTCVDSIGNYTCQCSVGMTGRHCLIDIDECLSQPCQNNGTCVDLLPGYACNCNVWFDGLTCQNKIPTCVSNPCTNGGTCSEKTNGTGYTCKCPTGFKGVNCQTQIDYCAVDPCKNGSSCVNHIGRYQCQCVVGYSGMDCDQYTGACGSSPCRNSGICRDLASGKFQCICSNNFTGTFCQLPVTVDRCANNSCKNAGTCQNTEDGNYTCICSSFYSGATCETSLDPCDVNRNYCHNGGTCTGIAGTSYKRCSCPTGLYGAQCDNDYNECQLNVTLCQQGGQCINLFGNYRCVCPASTTGINCELEIPPQCFPNPCQNRGRCAALSGSAYTCTCSPGFTGRNCDVNIDECRSRPCFHGGRCINRTNGYYCECSGTGYEGDYCENKSSVSTPRPDLCSKISGTNPCKNGACVATGETFSCVCSSGFTGTLCDAAIAINLCRSVECANGSTCQEGICLCLSGFTGPQCTARIGDECIGDACLDNAVCSQLISSRYLCACRSVSTGVRCTCETNPCENVDTCTVGETSGQYYCQCVEGATGGATCAAARSEGNQGSSSESESDSIPVWLYAVAAGVGVTVLIAVTVGVLIYMRRRSNAATSILRHPGRSTSLVQNPLFPGHGKQTGSYDMNPMVPESLANTKRQFSPQKTSPPMALENPIYDCSNFVYRVDTSAHSGLPTGVPTDLPTEGTTGLPTGGPTDLPTGRPTGLPTEGPTGFPTGGPTGFPTGGPTDLPTGRPTGLPTEGPTGFPTGGPTGFPTGGPTDLPTGRPTGLPTEGTTGFPTGGPTDLPTGMPTGLPTGGPNGLSTGGPTDLPTGGPTGLLTGGQTDLPTGLPTGLPTGLLTGGPSTGGPTGVPTGGPNGLSTGGPNGLSTERPTDLPTRGTTGLPTGVPTGLPTGVPTGGSIGLPFPQNPVSSGPQTDSIVSPFYEDKLPSEMDKTKEA; via the exons ATGTGTAAGCGTTGTTCTAATGTTAGTTTTGTTTATAGAGGCACCAAATGGCTTGGTATTCAGGGAGGCTCATTTATTACCCCTGATTGTGGTAGTATTAGCACTCCTGGACTAAGCAGTGGAGCTGCATTCTTTAGTAAAAGCGGAACACGctctatcacaacacaacCGCTGGATCTCAGCAGTGCATC CTTAATATCGTTTCGGACTCGATTGGGTGGGACGAATCCTAGCGGCTGCGACCAACCGGAGTCTGGAGAAGACGTGATATTTGAGTACAAGACTAGCACTACAACATCCTACACACAGATTTACAAACTGGCATATAACG GTTATAAGACTGCAAGTCTCGTTGAACTCGCATTGCCGTCCGGTTCACGTACCTCAGACGTTACGTTGCGTTGGAGGCAGGCGTCTCACACAGGAGCTACTTTCGACGAATGGGCTATTGATGACATCGATATTACAGGGAAAGGAGTCAACGCTCCAACAACCACTCATTACATCATAAACGAGGATTTCGGTCCTCCCACTTCAATTCC AAATGCAGTGTGGAGTTCTATTAGTAGTGGTGGGATTGCAACTCCTGATTGTGGAACTATAGACTTGTCTGGGTTTAGCACTCTTGCTGCCTTTTTCTCTGGCGCTGGCACAAGATCTATAGAAACAAAAGCTCTGAATCTTATTAGTGCCGG AGATTTGTCGTTTCGTATTCGAATTGGCGGTGGAGGTGGCTGTGATCCTGGAGAGAATAATGGTGAGGACGTAACGGTAGAATACAAGACATCAACTACATCATCATATGTGGAACTGAAGCGTCTTTCATATTCCG CTTATGGAACTGCTCAGACGGTCACTATTAATCTACCCATTGCTGCCAAAACGACTAGCACAACTTTGCGATGGAGGCAACTTGGCCATAGTGGCCTTACTCAAGACGAATGGGCCATTGATCACGTGAAACTGACGAGTGTCACAGCTGTAGGGACAGATACTATGACAAACGTTGTGGTGTTCAGCGACACTTTTGATAGTGTACCCACCATCCC TGGCACAAAATGGGTTGCATTTAGTGGCGGTTCTTTTAAGATTCCTGATTGTGGCAGCATTGATTTAGCCGGTTTCAGCAGTATGGCTGCGTATTTTAGCGGCTCTGACAGCAACAGATACATTCAAACGCAACCTATAGACATGACGTATGCAAC ATCACTTTCGTTTCGTGTTCAAATTGGAGCAACAAGCAGTGGTAGTACTTGCGAACCAGCCGATTCTGGAGAAGACGTTGTTTTGGAATATCAAGCTGAAGGAGCCTCGGCTTTTGTATCATTAAAAACTCTGGGATACAATC AGTACCAGACTGCGCAGACTGTCACGATTCCTTTGTCTGGAGCTATCATTACAACTGGAACATCACTGAAGTGGAGACAGCTGTCTCACACTGGAGCAAATTTTGACGAATGGGCTCTCGACCACGTGAGAGTTTCAGGCAAAAAGGCACAAGTGAAAAGTCTTGTTATCTTCTCTGAAGACTTTGATCGTTCACCACAATTCCC TGGGATTAAGTGGCAGTATTTATCTTACGGTACCATCCAAGTTCCCGACTGTGGCAGCATTGATGAGGTGGGGTACAGCGCGCAAGCGGCGTTCTTTAGTGGAGGCTCTGACCTTGACAGTCGGTACATTGAAACTGTTGGATTGGATCTCACTACGGCCAC cacGGTGTCGTTTCGTCTTCGAATTGGTGGTGGTGGAAGATGTGACGATGCAGAGACTGGAGAAGATGTAGTATTGGAATATCGCGTTTCTGGCTCTTCGACGTTTACTCTATTGGCTTCACACTCTGCTACCG GTTATACGATTTCAAAAACTGTTACTGTCGTTCTGTCGAGTGCTTCTAAAACAGCTTCTACTGTTCTCAGATGGAGACAATTGAAGCACAGTGGTAAAACGCTTGATGAATGGGCGATCGATCATATTCGCATTAATGGAACGCAACCGATCAGTCCTCTTCCGTCTTTGTTTGCAGAAGACTTTTATCCTATTCCCACTTTCCC AGGAAGCAAATGGAAAGCTCTCGCTGGCGGTGCTGTCAAACAACCCGACTGTGGTGGAATAGACGTCCCCGGCTACAGTTCACAAGCAGCATATTTTAGCGGCTCCGGCGGTCGCTCCATTCAAACACAAGATTTAGATCTTCGTACAGCTCA GACGTTGTCGTTTATTGTGCAAATCGGTGGGACGACGTCTTCTTGTAAGAAGGCCAACTTAGGAGATGTTATTGTAGAATATAAAGCTAATGGAAGTACATCTTTTGTATCTATCATTACTCTTCCTTATAATG CTTACGAAACGGCAACGACGGTCGCTGTCGTTCTTCCTTTACCATCGAGAACGAGCTCGACGTCGTTGAGATGGCGCCAACTGTCTCACAGTGGAGCTGGCGTAGATGTATGGGCTGTAGATCACATACGAATTGGAGGATCGGCTTATGATCGTCGTCACGTCGTCGACTTCGACTTGTCTCTCGGATCATCTAGCGTACAAGAGTCTTCTAGTTACGACGTGAGACTCGAATATTCTACTGATTTTGGTCAAACGTACGCACTCGTTCAACCTGACTGTCTGCCATCGAGTTCTCACTGCAGTCATACGTTG ATAAACAGTCGATATTCTGCTGTGTTGTTTGACAATTGGAGACGCCTTACCGTACTCTTGCCTCTTGCTTCAGTTTCTAATAACACTCAGATCAGATGGAGACAagcaaaaacagacaaaagtgATTGGGCGATAGACAACGTTTACTTCG GCGTTCAGTGCCCTGCGTTCTGCAGTGGTCACGGTCGATGTCACAATGCGACCGGTCAATACGAAGGTCTGGTGTGTGGAGGTAACAGTGACGGTCAACCGTGCGCTTCTTCTTACACTTACGACAGCAAAACATACAAGGGATGCATTCGTGATGGGCGCGAAGGCATCGACGACGAATTGTGGTGTTCGACGACTTCGAACTACGATAAAGACAAGAAATGGggatattgtgtgtgtg GAGTGTGCCAGTGTGACCCTGGTTATAGCGGTCCATCGTGTAGCAAAGTAACAAAGACATTACCTCGATTTTTAAAAGAAGACTTTGGTAAGAGTTTGTCTAGTATGAAATGGGGATGGGTTGGAGGCGGTACCATCGGCACGGTGTGCGGTACCGTAACGTCGGGAAATAGTCTGGCGTTCGATGTGGGCAGATCTCGTCTTCTAGAAACCATCGATTTGGATCTTACGGACGGTACGAATGTGGCGTTTACGATTCGAATGGGATCGAGCAAATCCAAATGTCCTCGTCCGTCTGACAATACTGAAAACGTTTTTGTACAATATTCCACTAATGGAGGGATGACTTGGACGTTACTACAAACCATTCAATACAACATATCGCCTTCTTTGAAATCTTACAATCTTTCTATTCCGAGCGATGCCAAGACGGCATCGACTCGTGTTCGTTGGTATCAACCGATTGCCAGCGGTTCTAACTTGGACGTGTGGGCTATCGACGACGTCGCTATTGAAACGGATGTTAGCAAACTACCATGTGCCACTTCTCCGTGCGTCAATCAAGGTCAATGCACAAACGAAATGACCGGCGGCTACAACTGCAAATGTCCTTTAGGTTTTAGTGGGAAAATGTGTGAAGTTGCAAACCATTGCTATTCTAACCCATGTCTCAACGGAGCCACGTGTAGCAGTTCTTCATCTGCCTTTACATGTAGCTGCTCCATCGGCTTTACTGGAACTACTTGTGAAACAAACATCGATGATTGCTCTAAACGCCCGTGCAAGAATGGCGGAGTTTGCCAAGATTTGATCGGCGGTTACAATTGCAAATGTGCCACGGGCTTCAATGGAGCTAATTGTGAGACAAACATCGATGACTGCAGTAAAAATCCGTGCAAGAATGGTGGCACTTGCATAGACTTGATAGCCAGTTACAACTGTCAATGTGTCGCTGGTTTTACTGGAATGACTTGCCAGACAAACATTGACGAATGCAGTGAAAATCCGTGCAAGAATGGCAGCACTTGCGTAGATTTGATAGCCGGCTATGACTGTCAATGTGTCGGGGGCTTTACTGGAACGACTTGCCAGACAAACATCGATGACTGCAGTAAAAATCCGTGCAAGAATGGAGGCACTTGCATAGACTTGATAGCCGGTTACAACTGTCAATGTGTCGTTGGCTTTACTGGAACTACTTGCCAGACAAATATTGACGAATGCAGTAAAAATCCGTGCAAGAATGGCAGCACTTGCGTCGATTCGATCGGTAATTACACTTGTCAATGTTCTGTTGGGATGACGGGACGTCATTGTCTAATCGATATTGATGAATGTTTGTCGCAACCATGTCAGAATAATGGCACGTGTGTCGATCTCCTGCCGGGTTATGCTTGCAACTGCAATGTTTGGTTTGACGGTTTAACATGTCAAAATAAGATTCCCACGTGTGTGTCGAATCCATGCACAAACGGTGGCACATGCTCTGAGAAGACGAATGGTACTGgatacacgtgcaaatgtcCTACAGGTTTTAAAGGTGTCAACTGCCAAACTCAAATCGATTATTGTGCAGTCGACCCTTGCAAAAATGGATCCTCGTGTGTCAATCATATCGGTAGATATCAGTGCCAATGCGTCGTCGGTTACTCGGGGATGGACTGTGATCAGTATACGGGCGCTTGCGGTAGCAGTCCGTGTCGAAACAGCGGCATTTGTCGTGACCTAGCGAGCGGCAAATTTCAGTGTATTTGCTCCAACAACTTTACCGGCACGTTCTGTCAGCTGCCTGTCACTGTGGACCGCTGTGCTAACAATTCGTGCAAGAATGCCGGAACGTGTCAGAACACCGAGGACGGTAACTACACGTGCATCTGTTCGTCATTCTACAGCGGCGCAACGTGCGAAACTTCTCTCGATCCTTGTGATGTGAATAGGAACTATTGTCACAATGGAGGTACTTGTACGGGAATAGCCGGTACGTCATATAAACGTTGTTCTTGTCCTACGGGTCTGTATGGAGCGCAGTGCGACAATGATTATAACGAATGCCAATTGAACGTTACTTTGTGTCAACAAGGAGGACAGTGTATCAATTTGTTTGGCAACTATCGGTGTGTATGTCCGGCCTCGACAACTGGAATAAACTGTGAGCTGGAAATTCCGCCCCAGTGCTTTCCAAATCCGTGTCAAAATAGAGGACGTTGTGCGGCACTGTCCGGCAGCGCTTACACTTGCACGTGCTCGCCAGGATTTACAGGGAGGAATTGTGATGTGAATATTGATGAATGTCGATCACGTCCATGCTTTCATGGAGGACGTTGCATCAATAGAACCAATGGCTATTATTGCGAATGTAGTGGAACGGGATATGAAGGAGATTACTGTGAAAATAAATCGTCCGTTTCGACGCCACGACCGGATCTTTGCAGTAAAATAAGTGGCACAAATCCTTGCAAGAATGGAGCGTGCGTCGCTACCGGTGAAACATTCTCTTGTGTGTGTAGCAGTGGCTTTACAGGCACACTGTGTGATGCAGCAATCGCTATCAATCTGTGTCGTTCGGTGGAGTGCGCAAACGGTAGCACTTGCCAGGAAGgaatttgtctttgtttgtccggTTTCACTGGTCCACAATGCACTGCACGTATCGGTGATGAATGCATTGGCGACGCATGTTTGGACAATGCGGTGTGCAGTCAGTTAATATCCAGCAGATATTTGTGCGCTTGTCGTTCAGTGTCGACCGGTGTTCGTTGTACGTGTGAGACAAATCCGTGTGAAAATGTCGATACTTGCACAGTGGGCGAGACGTCGGGTCAATATTATTGTCAGTGTGTTGAAGGTGCTACCGGCGGAGCGACGTGTGCTGCCGCACGAAGTGAGGGCAATCAAGGTAGTAGCTCTGAGAGTGAAAGTGACAGCATTCCAGTCTGGCTGTATGCCGTTGCTGCGGGTGTAGGAGTGACCGTACTCATTGCTGTGACTGTAGGAGTCTTAATCTACATGAGACGCCGATCGAATGCAGCAACGTCCATTTTACGTCATCCCGGACGCTCCACGTCGCTCGTGCAAAATCCATTGTTTCCTGGGCATGGTAAACAGACTGGGTCTTATGATATGAACCCCATGGTTCCTGAAAGTCTAGCCAACACAAAGCGTCAATTTTCTCCACAAAAAACTTCTCCTCCGATGGCTCTTGAAAATCCTATTTATGATTGCTCCAATTTTGTCTATAGGGTCGACACGTCAGCACACTCTGGTTTGCCGACTGGTGTGCCGACTGATTTGCCGACTGAAGGGACGACTGGTTTGCCGACTGGAGGGCCGACTGATTTGCCTACTGGAAGGCCGACTGGTTTGCCGACTGAAGGGCCGACTGGTTTTCCGACTGGAGGGCCGACTGGTTTTCCGACTGGAGGGCCGACTGATTTGCCTACTGGAAGGCCGACTGGTTTGCCGACTGAAGGGCCGACTGGTTTTCCGACTGGAGGGCCGACTGGTTTTCCGACTGGAGGGCCGACTGATTTGCCTACTGGAAGGCCGACTGGTTTGCCGACTGAAGGGACGACTGGTTTTCCGACAGGAGGGCCGACTGATTTGCCTACTGGAATGCCGACTGGTTTGCCGACTGGAGGTCCAAACGGTTTGTCGACTGGAGGGCCGACTGATTTGCCGACTGGAGGGCCGACTGGTTTGCTGACTGGAGGGCAGACTGATTTGCCGACTGGTTTGCCGACTGGTTTGCCGACTGGTTTGCTGACTGGAGGGCCGTCAACTGGAGGGCCGACTGGAGTGCCGACTGGAGGGCCGAATGGTTTGTCGACTGGAGGGCCGAATGGTTTGTCGACTGAAAGGCCGACTGATTTGCCGACAAGAGGGACGACTGGTTTGCCGACTGGAGTGCCGACTGGTTTGCCGACTGGAGTGCCGACTGGAGGGTCGATTGGTTTGCCATTTCCGCAGAACCCAGTTTCTAGCGGGCCACAGACTGATTCAATTGTCTCACCTTTTTACGAGGATAAACTGCCGTCAGAAATGGATAAAACGAAAGAAGCTTAA